From the genome of Pukyongia salina, one region includes:
- a CDS encoding L-threonylcarbamoyladenylate synthase — protein sequence MKAEIDSALTVLKKGGIILYPTDTVWGIGCDATNSEAIEKIYALKSRHESKSLICLVSDFKMLNQYVEQIPEVAYDILKYAASPTTIVYDDPIRVAENLIAADNTLAIRVVQDDFCKQLIGRLKRPIVSTSANISGQPTPATFSEISKEVKEGVDHIVNWGRNKGASKPSAIIRLTKDGQVEIIRK from the coding sequence ATGAAGGCTGAAATTGACAGTGCTCTTACTGTTTTAAAAAAAGGAGGGATAATCCTTTACCCCACAGACACCGTTTGGGGGATTGGATGCGACGCAACAAATTCGGAGGCAATTGAAAAGATCTATGCTCTGAAATCGCGGCACGAGAGTAAATCCCTTATTTGTCTTGTTTCAGATTTCAAAATGTTAAATCAGTATGTAGAACAAATCCCCGAAGTTGCCTATGATATCCTGAAATATGCGGCCTCCCCTACCACGATCGTGTACGACGACCCCATCCGTGTTGCCGAAAATCTGATCGCCGCCGATAACACACTTGCCATCCGGGTGGTACAGGACGATTTTTGCAAGCAATTGATAGGGAGATTGAAAAGGCCCATTGTTTCAACCTCCGCTAATATTAGCGGGCAACCCACACCCGCAACTTTTTCCGAAATTTCTAAAGAAGTAAAAGAAGGCGTTGACCATATCGTTAACTGGGGCCGGAATAAAGGCGCTTCCAAACCATCGGCAATAATCCGCCTAACGAAAGATGGCCAGGTGGAGATCATTAGAAAATAA
- a CDS encoding glycosyltransferase family 2 protein, which yields MVDVAVILINYNASDFTLKCVTSVIEKTGEGTSYQIIVTDNNSELDDYRNLKQNFPSDPRCTLVRSNLNTGFGGGNMYGAAHANARFLLFLNNDALLLNDCLSVLKDFMDSHPDVGVCTAQNFNEHEELVPSFDHNKGIRRLLFGRGFLEKSNPARYPHRKIDYSEPVEVDWVNGAFLFFRKEAFDAIHGFDTRIFLYWEEMDLCYRLKQMGYKTMLVPQARILHYQGVSIGSSKEINKEAYRSYLYVVRKNFGFLKFLFIKIYLLIVLLLKPKKWYLLGTILKGGWMKGSLAYKQKERYYEG from the coding sequence ATGGTAGACGTAGCCGTGATCCTCATTAATTATAATGCTTCAGATTTTACCCTGAAATGCGTGACTTCGGTTATAGAGAAGACCGGAGAGGGAACCAGCTACCAGATTATTGTAACCGATAATAATTCGGAGCTAGACGATTACAGGAATTTAAAACAGAACTTTCCATCCGATCCACGATGTACTCTTGTTCGATCTAATCTAAATACCGGTTTTGGCGGTGGGAATATGTACGGAGCGGCTCATGCTAACGCCCGTTTCTTGCTGTTCTTAAACAATGATGCACTGCTGCTCAATGACTGCCTTAGCGTCTTGAAAGACTTTATGGACTCCCATCCGGATGTAGGCGTCTGTACGGCACAAAATTTTAACGAACATGAGGAGCTGGTCCCTTCTTTCGACCATAATAAGGGAATAAGAAGGTTACTTTTTGGAAGAGGTTTCCTGGAGAAATCCAATCCCGCCCGATATCCTCACAGAAAAATAGACTATAGTGAACCTGTAGAGGTGGATTGGGTAAATGGTGCCTTTTTATTTTTCAGAAAGGAAGCCTTTGATGCGATCCATGGATTCGATACCAGGATCTTTCTCTATTGGGAAGAGATGGACTTGTGTTACCGTTTGAAACAGATGGGTTATAAGACCATGTTGGTTCCACAAGCTCGTATTTTGCACTACCAGGGTGTGAGTATAGGGAGTTCTAAGGAGATCAACAAAGAAGCGTACAGATCGTACCTCTATGTAGTGCGGAAAAATTTTGGATTTCTGAAGTTTCTGTTCATTAAGATCTATCTGCTCATTGTACTTTTGCTAAAACCAAAGAAGTGGTATTTGCTTGGCACCATTCTGAAAGGCGGCTGGATGAAGGGATCACTGGCTTATAAACAAAAAGAACGCTATTATGAAGGCTGA
- a CDS encoding glycosyltransferase family 9 protein translates to MQPTKILVIQNKRIGDVLISSVIANNIKRVFPKSHVTYFVYDYTSGVLENNPNIDEIIRVKEKELKKIPRLLKTMRKIRKADYNIIFDPYSKFQSRMICLSSRAEYRIGFKRAHKKLKLPFYSHPVNLLEKRSRNCGKAIEDRINLVHSVFPLEMPDYVPKIYLTPEEKAYNPVAHINTPVIMLGVLGSTPQKSMPYEYIAELINYITDHFNVTLLFNYAPHQKPEAMKIYELCRGKDQINLDIYEDSIRGFIKLINHCDMLVANEGGSVHIAKALNRPTFTIYSPYVNKEHWSSFEDGVTHDSVHLLEEKPDLFSSFTLEERRKIEEDPDALYHELTPDMILHKLKPFLDGHLADSRK, encoded by the coding sequence ATGCAACCTACGAAAATACTTGTTATTCAAAACAAAAGAATTGGTGACGTGCTCATCAGTTCGGTGATTGCAAACAACATAAAAAGAGTCTTCCCAAAAAGTCATGTCACCTATTTTGTATACGATTATACCAGTGGGGTTCTTGAAAATAACCCGAATATAGACGAGATCATACGGGTAAAAGAGAAGGAACTTAAAAAGATCCCTCGATTGCTGAAGACCATGCGAAAGATCCGGAAGGCAGATTACAATATCATCTTCGATCCATATTCGAAATTCCAGAGTAGGATGATCTGCTTGTCGAGTCGGGCCGAATATCGAATAGGATTTAAACGCGCCCACAAGAAGTTGAAGCTCCCATTCTATTCACACCCGGTGAATTTGCTTGAAAAGCGCTCCAGGAATTGTGGAAAGGCTATAGAAGACAGGATCAATCTGGTACATTCGGTTTTTCCGCTGGAAATGCCGGATTATGTACCAAAGATCTATTTAACTCCCGAAGAGAAAGCCTACAACCCCGTGGCTCATATTAATACCCCCGTGATCATGCTGGGAGTTCTGGGAAGCACCCCACAGAAGTCTATGCCCTACGAGTATATAGCGGAACTCATTAATTATATTACCGATCACTTTAATGTCACCTTGCTCTTCAATTATGCTCCGCATCAAAAACCGGAGGCTATGAAGATCTACGAACTTTGCCGCGGAAAAGATCAAATTAATCTCGATATCTATGAAGATTCCATTCGAGGATTTATTAAACTTATCAATCATTGCGATATGCTCGTGGCTAATGAAGGCGGGAGTGTGCATATCGCCAAGGCCTTGAACAGGCCGACCTTTACAATCTACTCCCCCTACGTAAACAAAGAGCACTGGTCGAGCTTTGAGGATGGAGTCACCCACGATTCGGTGCATTTACTGGAAGAAAAACCGGATCTATTTAGTAGCTTTACCCTGGAGGAACGCAGGAAAATTGAAGAAGATCCGGATGCGTTGTATCATGAACTCACGCCCGATATGATATTGCACAAACTAAAACCCTTTCTGGACGGGCATTTGGCAGATTCTCGAAAATAA
- a CDS encoding glycosyltransferase family 2 protein, producing MQSLSVIVPTFNEEAYIVDALRSVAFADEIILIDSYSTDNTVALAKPYITKLLQREFDNFSAQKNYALEHVSSDWVLFLDADERVTHSLEDEIKRTISHPKHGGYKINFPHFYMNRFLYHHSDDVLRLVKRAGAHFTGTVHEKLQCEGRIGKLKNHMLHYTYKGLEAYIEKKETYAWFQAEQLYKKGKKASWFHLWIKPSYRFFRSYILKGGFRDGIPGLTVAAVNAYGVFQRYVKLRLLHKGMR from the coding sequence ATGCAATCGTTATCGGTCATTGTCCCTACTTTCAACGAAGAAGCCTATATAGTAGACGCGCTGCGGTCGGTGGCTTTCGCCGATGAGATCATCCTCATAGATTCGTACAGCACAGACAATACGGTTGCACTTGCCAAACCTTATATCACGAAATTATTACAGCGGGAATTCGACAATTTCTCTGCCCAGAAAAACTATGCCCTGGAGCATGTTAGCAGTGACTGGGTATTATTTCTGGACGCAGACGAACGCGTTACCCATTCGCTGGAAGATGAAATAAAGCGCACCATTTCGCACCCTAAGCACGGCGGTTATAAAATTAATTTCCCTCATTTTTACATGAACCGATTTCTTTACCACCACAGTGACGATGTGCTAAGGCTGGTAAAACGCGCCGGAGCTCATTTTACAGGAACGGTACATGAGAAGTTACAGTGTGAAGGGCGAATAGGAAAATTAAAGAACCATATGCTCCATTATACCTATAAAGGGCTGGAGGCGTATATTGAGAAAAAGGAGACTTACGCCTGGTTTCAGGCGGAACAACTATATAAGAAGGGTAAAAAGGCCAGCTGGTTTCATTTATGGATCAAACCATCATACCGGTTTTTTCGATCTTATATTCTAAAAGGAGGATTTAGAGACGGTATTCCCGGTCTAACGGTGGCCGCGGTTAATGCCTACGGAGTATTTCAGCGATATGTAAAATTGCGGTTGCTGCACAAGGGAATGCGGTGA
- a CDS encoding COX15/CtaA family protein, giving the protein MKDNRQVINWLLIGCVLIFIMVIVGGITRLTHSGLSISNYKLISGTIPPMNEIEWNEAFDLYKQYPEYQKLNYNMTLEEFKDIYFWEWIHRVIGRFIGIVFIVPFLYFLFRKKLSRTTVKKCLVLLFLGGFQGFLGWYMVKSGLVDRPDVSHYRLAMHLGTAFLTFAFTLWVALDLIYPDRKAIDKSFRNFIRLGYILLVVQIIWGAFVAGLDAGWIHNSWPLMSDGKLIHETVTIEQSPVWRNFVEGKSGVQFVHRYLAYIVVGFILAIWYKARKRDLTGIQKKGINWLVGLVIIQFALGVFTLILQVPVWLGVMHQVVAFFLLAAMTFTLHRFSK; this is encoded by the coding sequence ATGAAGGATAACAGGCAAGTAATAAACTGGCTTTTAATAGGATGTGTCTTAATCTTTATAATGGTGATCGTTGGTGGCATTACGCGTCTTACTCATTCCGGCCTATCAATCTCAAATTACAAATTAATATCCGGTACCATTCCACCCATGAACGAAATTGAATGGAACGAAGCCTTCGATCTCTATAAGCAATATCCGGAATACCAGAAACTCAATTACAACATGACCCTGGAAGAATTCAAGGATATCTATTTCTGGGAATGGATTCATAGGGTGATAGGTCGTTTTATCGGGATAGTCTTTATCGTGCCGTTTCTCTATTTTCTCTTCAGAAAAAAACTTAGCAGAACAACCGTAAAAAAATGCCTCGTTTTACTGTTCCTGGGTGGGTTTCAAGGATTCCTGGGCTGGTATATGGTGAAAAGTGGGCTGGTGGATCGCCCGGATGTGAGTCATTACCGCCTTGCAATGCACTTGGGTACTGCCTTTCTCACCTTTGCTTTTACCTTGTGGGTGGCCTTGGATCTTATATATCCGGATAGGAAAGCCATCGACAAGTCGTTTCGTAATTTCATCCGCCTGGGCTATATCTTACTGGTGGTTCAGATCATCTGGGGAGCATTTGTGGCGGGCCTTGATGCCGGGTGGATCCACAATAGCTGGCCGCTGATGAGTGACGGAAAACTCATCCACGAAACTGTAACCATCGAACAATCCCCGGTTTGGCGCAATTTTGTGGAAGGGAAAAGCGGGGTGCAATTTGTTCATAGGTACCTGGCATATATCGTGGTAGGATTTATACTTGCAATTTGGTATAAAGCGAGAAAGAGAGATCTCACCGGGATTCAGAAAAAAGGAATTAACTGGCTGGTAGGGCTGGTGATCATACAGTTCGCCCTAGGGGTTTTCACCCTAATTCTCCAGGTTCCGGTTTGGCTGGGAGTGATGCACCAGGTGGTGGCGTTTTTCCTACTGGCTGCGATGACATTTACCTTACACAGATTCAGCAAATAG
- a CDS encoding CCA tRNA nucleotidyltransferase, protein MKKQFPNALKDPIFRVISRAASKLDLETYVIGGYVRDYLLNRGESKDIDVVAVGSGIDLANKVSKLLPGKPKVVIYKTYGTAMLKSAGIELEFVGARKESYSEDSRNPSVEYGSLEDDQNRRDFTINALALSLNESDYGNLLDPFNGFEDLQKKIIRTPLDPDITYSDDPLRMLRAIRFATQLNFQIEQQSLDAIGRNATRIEIISRERIIDEINKILMADQPSKGFALLHKTGLLPLIFPELVALQGIEEIEGQRHKDNFWHTLEVVDNIAKTTDNLWLRWAALLHDIGKAPTKRFDKKVGWTFHAHEFVGSKMVYKLFKRMKMPLNEHLKFVQKMVLMSSRPIVLATDVTDSAVRRLVFDAGDHVDDLMTLCEADITTKNPKKVKRYRDNFRKVREKIVEVEERDHIRNFQPPVSGEEIMRTFGLKPSREIGIIKEAIKEAILEGDIPNEYEAAKNYMLKKGKEIGLEVKNQQ, encoded by the coding sequence ATGAAAAAGCAATTTCCAAATGCACTTAAGGACCCAATATTCAGGGTGATCTCCAGGGCTGCTTCCAAGCTAGATCTGGAAACTTATGTGATTGGTGGATATGTGCGCGACTACCTTTTAAATAGAGGCGAGTCTAAAGACATAGATGTGGTAGCCGTGGGAAGTGGTATCGATCTGGCGAACAAAGTATCGAAACTACTTCCGGGAAAACCGAAGGTAGTGATCTATAAAACCTACGGAACTGCAATGCTGAAATCTGCAGGCATCGAACTGGAGTTTGTAGGTGCACGAAAAGAAAGCTACAGCGAAGACAGTCGGAACCCTTCGGTGGAATACGGTAGCCTGGAAGATGATCAGAATCGGCGGGATTTCACCATAAACGCCCTTGCGTTGAGTTTGAACGAATCTGACTACGGGAATTTACTCGACCCGTTTAACGGCTTTGAGGATCTTCAGAAAAAAATAATAAGAACTCCCTTAGACCCCGACATAACCTATAGCGACGACCCTTTGCGAATGCTGCGGGCGATCCGCTTTGCGACACAACTCAATTTTCAAATAGAACAGCAATCCCTCGATGCGATCGGCAGGAACGCCACAAGGATCGAAATCATCTCCAGGGAACGTATTATTGATGAGATCAATAAGATCCTGATGGCCGATCAACCTTCCAAAGGTTTCGCGCTGCTTCATAAAACCGGGTTATTGCCACTTATTTTCCCCGAACTTGTTGCGTTACAGGGTATAGAAGAAATAGAAGGTCAGCGACATAAAGATAATTTCTGGCATACGCTGGAAGTGGTAGATAATATTGCCAAAACCACCGATAATCTCTGGCTGCGGTGGGCCGCGCTCTTACACGACATCGGTAAAGCCCCTACGAAAAGATTTGATAAAAAGGTGGGCTGGACCTTTCATGCCCATGAATTTGTGGGATCGAAAATGGTATATAAGCTCTTTAAACGGATGAAGATGCCACTGAACGAACACTTGAAATTTGTTCAAAAGATGGTATTGATGAGTTCCCGCCCTATCGTTCTGGCTACCGATGTAACCGATAGTGCCGTACGAAGACTGGTGTTCGACGCCGGCGACCATGTGGACGACTTGATGACCCTTTGCGAAGCCGATATCACCACTAAGAATCCTAAAAAGGTAAAACGCTACCGCGACAATTTCAGGAAGGTGAGAGAGAAGATTGTGGAAGTGGAGGAAAGAGACCATATCCGCAACTTTCAGCCGCCTGTGAGTGGGGAGGAGATCATGAGAACCTTCGGACTTAAACCATCCAGGGAGATAGGTATTATAAAAGAAGCGATCAAGGAAGCCATACTGGAGGGAGATATTCCCAACGAATATGAAGCTGCCAAGAATTATATGCTTAAAAAAGGCAAAGAGATCGGCTTAGAAGTAAAGAACCAACAGTAA
- a CDS encoding IS1096 element passenger TnpR family protein yields the protein MIYRFRVILDTHEDVFRDIEIEATSTFEDFHNAITQSFGFGGQEMASFYVSNELWDQGEEISLFDMSEKPGEVMVMAETSLESLINEDQTRLIYVYDFLSMWTFLVELAEIAEAEEGRAYPNLMFAHGQIPEEAPEKEFIADDSEDEDSQDELGFDPEDFDNLDFDANWN from the coding sequence ATGATCTACCGATTTAGAGTTATACTCGACACCCACGAAGATGTTTTCAGAGATATTGAGATTGAAGCCACAAGTACTTTTGAAGATTTTCACAATGCCATTACCCAGTCTTTTGGATTTGGCGGCCAGGAAATGGCTTCTTTTTATGTAAGCAACGAACTTTGGGACCAGGGTGAGGAGATCTCCTTATTCGACATGAGCGAAAAACCCGGAGAGGTTATGGTCATGGCAGAAACCAGCCTGGAGTCTCTGATAAACGAGGATCAGACACGCCTCATTTACGTCTACGACTTCTTGAGTATGTGGACCTTCCTGGTAGAACTGGCCGAAATAGCCGAAGCGGAAGAAGGCCGGGCCTACCCTAACCTCATGTTCGCTCACGGACAGATCCCCGAAGAAGCCCCCGAAAAAGAATTCATTGCAGACGACTCCGAAGATGAGGACTCGCAGGACGAATTGGGATTCGACCCGGAGGACTTTGACAACCTGGATTTCGATGCAAATTGGAATTAA
- a CDS encoding class I SAM-dependent methyltransferase: MNLLDKFHHWRRKVRWNKQYKSGRWNSLQSEKEVARYRQIVSFIAEYAPANPAILDIGCGDGVLNLRMEDLEYSYFLGIDFSKVSIDKARGKKFPKSEFLAADAITFTPQRNFDAIVFNEAFYYIHDSEKQNVLDRMLGHLNENGVLIISIYREGTGCWEYFKENKGLKELAFTTVTTNEELRYWKIGVYKKI, encoded by the coding sequence ATGAACTTACTTGATAAATTTCATCACTGGAGACGTAAGGTACGCTGGAATAAGCAGTATAAAAGCGGGCGTTGGAATAGTCTACAAAGTGAGAAAGAGGTTGCCAGATATCGACAGATCGTTAGTTTTATTGCTGAATACGCCCCGGCGAATCCCGCTATCCTGGATATTGGTTGTGGTGATGGCGTGTTAAATCTGCGAATGGAAGACCTGGAATACAGCTATTTTCTAGGTATTGATTTTTCGAAAGTATCGATAGACAAAGCCAGAGGAAAAAAATTCCCTAAGTCGGAGTTCCTCGCCGCCGATGCTATCACGTTTACACCTCAACGCAATTTCGATGCGATAGTCTTCAACGAAGCCTTTTATTATATCCATGATTCCGAAAAGCAGAATGTGTTGGACAGGATGCTGGGCCACCTCAATGAAAACGGGGTGCTGATCATTTCAATTTACAGGGAAGGTACTGGTTGCTGGGAATATTTTAAAGAGAATAAAGGGTTGAAAGAACTTGCTTTCACCACGGTTACCACCAATGAAGAACTACGTTATTGGAAGATCGGGGTATATAAAAAGATCTAA
- a CDS encoding glycosyltransferase family 2 protein produces the protein MQTIDTSIIISTYNSPAWLEKVLYGYNNQSYRMFEIVIADDGSGEETKALIERMNEEVFYPIVHVWHEDNGFQKSQILNKAILKCSTPYIIMSDGDCIPRKDFVEQHIKYREKGYFLSGGYFMLPMNISEAISRDTIYSEDCFDLGWLKKHGLKSSFKNNKLNSGPFKAAVLNAVTPTNASWNGHNASGWKEDILAVNGFDERMQYGGQDRELGERLVNYGLKSKQIRYNAVVIHLDHPRGYKNQQSIDKNRAIRKETREKKLERTPFGIKKD, from the coding sequence ATGCAAACGATAGACACCTCCATTATTATTAGTACGTATAATTCGCCGGCATGGCTGGAAAAAGTACTTTACGGATATAACAACCAAAGCTACCGTATGTTCGAGATCGTGATCGCAGATGATGGTTCGGGTGAGGAAACAAAGGCGCTTATCGAGAGAATGAACGAGGAGGTTTTTTATCCTATCGTCCATGTATGGCACGAAGACAACGGATTTCAGAAGTCGCAGATCCTTAACAAGGCGATTTTAAAATGTTCTACTCCATATATCATTATGAGCGACGGGGATTGCATCCCGCGAAAGGATTTTGTCGAACAACATATAAAGTACAGGGAAAAAGGATATTTTCTGTCTGGAGGTTATTTTATGTTACCCATGAACATCTCCGAGGCAATTAGCAGGGATACAATTTATTCTGAAGATTGTTTCGACCTTGGCTGGCTGAAAAAACACGGTCTGAAATCTTCTTTTAAAAACAACAAGTTAAATTCAGGCCCCTTTAAAGCAGCGGTCCTCAATGCGGTCACTCCTACCAATGCCAGCTGGAACGGGCATAATGCCAGTGGCTGGAAGGAAGACATTTTGGCCGTGAACGGATTTGATGAACGCATGCAGTATGGAGGGCAGGATCGTGAATTAGGGGAGCGGCTTGTAAATTATGGCCTTAAGAGTAAGCAAATACGGTATAACGCTGTGGTGATCCATCTGGACCATCCACGCGGATATAAGAACCAGCAATCCATCGATAAGAACCGGGCGATCCGGAAAGAGACCCGGGAAAAGAAATTAGAACGAACCCCTTTCGGGATCAAAAAAGATTAG
- a CDS encoding glycosyltransferase family 2 protein, with protein MLDNTHKISALAITLNEGEVIEKFIESLSFADEILIVDSFSTDNTKELATAFPKVRFIEREFRNFSDQKNFAISQATNDWIVFFDPDEEITTEIKEEIHSFLKDPRAIAYAIKRELYFMGKRIKYSGFQTDWVIRLFHKEHCQYNGDLVHETIEARGVTERFRSRLPHHTYKSFDDYTSKLHRYSKLKAQMMFQQNKRPTLWRFLWRPFYRFWHQYLIRLGILDGKEGFILAYINAFAVFKRYVNLWLLYRNIN; from the coding sequence TTGTTGGACAATACCCATAAAATTTCCGCCCTTGCCATTACCCTGAACGAAGGTGAGGTGATCGAGAAGTTCATTGAAAGTCTTTCGTTCGCGGATGAGATCCTTATAGTGGATTCGTTCAGCACTGATAATACAAAGGAGCTTGCCACCGCTTTTCCGAAGGTAAGATTCATCGAAAGAGAATTCAGGAATTTTAGTGATCAGAAGAATTTTGCGATCTCTCAGGCTACCAACGACTGGATCGTATTCTTCGACCCCGATGAAGAGATCACTACCGAGATCAAAGAAGAGATACATTCTTTCCTGAAAGACCCGAGGGCGATAGCCTATGCCATAAAACGGGAGTTATATTTTATGGGAAAACGCATAAAATACAGTGGTTTTCAGACAGATTGGGTCATCAGGCTGTTCCACAAGGAGCACTGCCAATACAATGGAGATCTCGTGCATGAAACGATCGAAGCCAGGGGTGTAACCGAAAGATTTCGATCCCGGTTACCACATCACACCTACAAATCCTTTGATGATTATACTTCAAAATTGCACCGATATAGTAAATTGAAGGCACAAATGATGTTCCAGCAGAATAAACGGCCCACTTTATGGCGGTTTCTGTGGCGACCATTTTACAGATTTTGGCATCAATATCTAATTCGGCTGGGCATACTGGATGGCAAAGAAGGATTTATCCTGGCCTATATAAACGCCTTTGCAGTATTTAAACGATATGTGAATCTGTGGTTGCTCTATCGTAATATTAACTAA
- a CDS encoding polysaccharide deacetylase family protein, with product MAKLPVLMYHDVASSTSEGLVISVRRLEEQLKWLSENQYTSWHFSELEDLSTLPGSKNVVITFDDAYVSFKDLAVPLLQKYELKATLFVPLGYLGKTDEWNTGKVDIMTAEQLHSLQPDTVELGYHSFQHSKYNELTLEETSTDTQCGFEVVKNHKLPLSPALAYPYGKFPREKESYTKFVELLKQEGFSYGLRIGNRLNKFPFPDPFKIQRLDIKGEYSLGKFRRKIKYGKII from the coding sequence ATGGCAAAACTTCCGGTTTTAATGTATCACGATGTGGCGTCTTCCACCAGCGAAGGGTTGGTTATAAGTGTTCGAAGGCTGGAAGAACAACTTAAATGGCTTTCGGAAAATCAATACACTAGCTGGCATTTTTCAGAATTAGAAGATCTTAGCACGCTTCCCGGCTCAAAGAACGTAGTGATAACCTTCGACGATGCCTATGTTAGTTTTAAAGATCTGGCTGTTCCTCTGCTTCAGAAATATGAACTAAAGGCCACCTTATTCGTGCCACTGGGTTACCTGGGAAAAACAGACGAGTGGAACACAGGAAAGGTGGATATCATGACTGCCGAGCAACTTCATTCCCTGCAGCCTGATACGGTCGAGTTGGGTTATCATTCTTTTCAGCATAGCAAGTACAACGAACTTACCCTTGAGGAGACATCCACCGACACACAATGTGGTTTTGAGGTTGTAAAAAATCATAAACTCCCACTTAGTCCGGCTCTGGCGTATCCCTATGGAAAATTCCCAAGGGAAAAAGAAAGCTATACAAAGTTTGTAGAACTCCTGAAACAAGAGGGATTTAGTTATGGACTTCGGATAGGGAACCGGCTAAATAAATTTCCATTCCCGGATCCGTTTAAAATTCAGCGTTTGGATATTAAAGGTGAATATAGCCTGGGAAAATTCAGAAGAAAAATCAAGTACGGTAAAATAATATAA
- a CDS encoding glycosyltransferase family 4 protein yields the protein MKTVFLESHNIKNKYSGFGQFNYHLIKGLASVKPADLDIVLHAKDTDSLRSEFGEVFRYKKYRSITRHKPFRIKKRYNLWHCLNQNIKIEPFHEIPYLLTVHDIHFITEGSEGLQEKLKGKFREKLDRVSAITYISEFAKKDCHAHFDVPDVPEFVIYNGNTITDTSIPEDYSPPTFPEKPFLYSIGDFSPRKNFKTLVAMLTHLPDYNLVLSGSDHSVYASELRQMVRELNLENRVLLTGKVEDTEKKFYLKHCEAFVFPSHREGFGIPPIEAMRFGKPVFISNNTSLPEIGGEHAFYWDHYEPEYMKDVFMKGMHDFHENRAFYEEWYIQRAKSFNWTNTAREYLKVYQQILS from the coding sequence ATGAAAACTGTTTTTCTCGAATCGCATAACATCAAGAATAAGTACTCCGGGTTCGGGCAGTTTAACTACCACCTCATTAAAGGATTGGCAAGTGTAAAACCTGCCGACCTCGATATAGTGCTGCATGCTAAGGACACCGATTCGCTACGAAGCGAATTCGGTGAGGTTTTCAGGTATAAAAAATACCGATCCATTACAAGGCATAAACCTTTCAGAATAAAAAAGAGATACAACCTCTGGCATTGTTTGAATCAGAATATAAAGATCGAACCCTTTCATGAGATCCCCTACCTTCTTACGGTTCATGACATCCATTTTATCACGGAGGGCAGCGAAGGCCTGCAGGAAAAATTAAAAGGGAAGTTCAGGGAAAAACTAGATCGGGTTAGCGCAATAACTTATATTTCTGAATTCGCTAAAAAGGACTGCCACGCACATTTTGATGTCCCGGATGTACCGGAATTTGTGATCTACAACGGCAATACCATCACCGATACATCCATCCCGGAAGACTACAGTCCGCCAACCTTTCCCGAAAAACCTTTCCTCTACTCCATTGGCGACTTCAGCCCCAGAAAGAATTTTAAAACCCTGGTTGCCATGCTAACACACTTACCCGATTACAATCTGGTGCTTTCGGGTAGCGACCACTCTGTGTACGCCAGTGAACTGCGACAAATGGTACGAGAACTCAATCTAGAAAACAGGGTCTTACTTACGGGGAAGGTGGAGGACACCGAAAAGAAATTCTACCTTAAACATTGCGAAGCATTTGTCTTTCCCTCCCATCGTGAAGGATTTGGTATACCGCCCATAGAGGCGATGCGTTTTGGCAAACCTGTTTTTATATCAAACAACACTTCCTTACCCGAAATTGGCGGAGAACATGCTTTTTACTGGGATCATTACGAACCGGAATACATGAAGGATGTTTTTATGAAAGGCATGCACGATTTTCATGAAAACAGGGCATTTTATGAAGAATGGTATATCCAAAGGGCAAAGTCGTTCAACTGGACCAATACTGCTCGCGAATATCTGAAGGTATATCAGCAGATTTTATCCTAA